From Chryseobacterium sp. H1D6B, a single genomic window includes:
- a CDS encoding glycosyltransferase — protein MKRKKIIISAFSNLYTDQRIEKVCSTLFENGYRIELIGNDWGGAAKMSCPYPFSRIQLTSKSLKTAYFEFNWKLYHELKKKADQDTILHANDLDALLPNYIIAKKLNIPLVFDSHEIFSEMPAIQGKLSQKLWRYLEKKIIPDIKFMITASGSYAEWFKNKYGIHPVVVQNAPRKINFIIEIPENNPKIFLYQGVINPFRGIDKAILAMHHLENVIFKIAGDGPRKKEYEELVSQENLQNKVEFLGKLKPEDLRKITVTADVGMSIEENGGDSYLYSLPNKVLDCIQAKVPLIMSGLPEMRKIKNQFDVGEIIKNHQPESIAEAVNLILNRGRESYQEELNKASEVLCWEKEELKLLDIFQKASQ, from the coding sequence ATGAAGAGGAAAAAAATTATTATATCTGCTTTCAGCAATTTATATACAGATCAAAGGATTGAAAAGGTCTGTAGTACACTTTTTGAAAATGGGTATCGCATTGAGCTGATAGGAAATGACTGGGGTGGTGCAGCAAAAATGTCGTGCCCATATCCTTTTTCCAGAATACAACTCACCTCTAAAAGTTTAAAAACAGCCTATTTCGAATTTAATTGGAAGCTTTACCATGAATTAAAGAAAAAAGCAGATCAAGATACCATTCTTCACGCTAATGATCTAGATGCACTGCTTCCCAATTATATTATTGCTAAAAAGTTAAATATTCCCTTAGTTTTTGACAGTCATGAAATTTTTTCAGAAATGCCGGCAATACAGGGCAAATTGTCACAAAAACTTTGGAGATATTTAGAAAAAAAGATCATTCCTGACATTAAATTCATGATAACCGCAAGCGGAAGCTATGCAGAATGGTTCAAAAATAAATATGGGATACATCCAGTAGTTGTTCAAAATGCGCCCAGAAAAATAAATTTCATCATTGAGATTCCTGAAAACAATCCTAAAATTTTTCTGTATCAGGGCGTAATAAACCCGTTCCGGGGAATAGATAAAGCTATTCTGGCAATGCACCATCTTGAAAATGTGATTTTTAAAATTGCAGGAGACGGACCCAGAAAGAAGGAGTATGAAGAGCTGGTAAGTCAAGAAAATCTTCAAAATAAAGTGGAATTCTTAGGGAAATTAAAACCTGAAGATTTAAGAAAAATCACCGTCACTGCAGATGTAGGAATGAGCATAGAAGAAAATGGAGGCGACAGCTATCTGTATTCTCTGCCGAATAAAGTGCTAGACTGCATCCAAGCCAAGGTTCCGTTGATTATGTCCGGGCTTCCGGAAATGAGAAAGATCAAGAATCAGTTCGATGTTGGAGAGATCATCAAAAACCATCAGCCGGAAAGTATTGCTGAGGCTGTTAATTTAATTTTAAACAGAGGGAGAGAAAGCTATCAGGAAGAACTGAATAAAGCATCAGAAGTGCTTTGCTGGGAAAAAGAAGAGCTGAAACTATTAGATATTTTTCAAAAAGCATCTCAATAA
- a CDS encoding SufE family protein, whose amino-acid sequence MTIKEKQQEIVDEFAFLDDWEQKYEYIIDLGKELKGLPEEKKTEDNIIKGCQSKVWIDAEFKDGKLYFDADSDGILPKGIVSLLVTIYSGHSTQEILDSDFNFISEIGLQEFLSPSRANGLMAMTKQIKFYAVAYQLKS is encoded by the coding sequence ATGACCATTAAAGAAAAACAGCAGGAAATAGTAGATGAATTTGCTTTTCTTGACGACTGGGAGCAAAAGTATGAGTACATCATAGATCTTGGAAAAGAATTAAAAGGGTTGCCGGAAGAGAAGAAAACAGAGGATAATATTATCAAAGGATGCCAGAGTAAAGTTTGGATCGATGCTGAATTCAAGGACGGCAAGCTTTATTTTGATGCGGATTCTGACGGTATTCTGCCCAAAGGAATCGTTTCATTGCTTGTGACTATTTACAGCGGTCATTCTACTCAGGAAATTTTAGATTCTGATTTCAATTTTATTTCTGAAATAGGACTTCAGGAGTTCCTTTCTCCATCCCGAGCTAATGGCTTGATGGCAATGACGAAACAAATTAAATTTTATGCGGTGGCATATCAGTTGAAGTCGTGA
- a CDS encoding glycosyltransferase family 9 protein, with amino-acid sequence MRILAYRFSAFGDVAMTAPVFREFLEQNPNVEIVMVSRKNFENLFSDIPNVIFKGIDFDGYKGFFGLRRLSDELLKEFHPDFVADLHDVIRSKILTKIYSKKGFKVFRIKKGKEEKERLTDVWNLDKIQLKKTVERYADVFRDMGFEVKLSNQLRPVSQKKSGIGFAPFAQHKGKMLPLEKSYELAKILAQKHKLYFFGGGKKETETLERWEKEIPNTESLSGKLSLKEELNRISELELMISMDSANMHLASLVGTRCVSIWGATHPYAGFLGFGQSENDVVQVNDLTCRPCSVFGDKECFRGDWACLEELTIQKIIDKI; translated from the coding sequence ATAAGAATTTTAGCATATCGTTTTTCTGCTTTTGGTGATGTTGCTATGACAGCGCCTGTTTTCCGGGAGTTTCTGGAGCAGAATCCCAATGTGGAAATTGTAATGGTGTCCAGAAAGAATTTTGAAAACTTATTTTCAGATATCCCGAATGTTATTTTTAAAGGGATTGATTTCGATGGATATAAAGGTTTTTTTGGATTAAGAAGGCTGTCGGATGAACTCTTGAAAGAATTTCATCCTGACTTTGTGGCTGATCTTCATGATGTAATCCGTTCAAAAATTTTGACTAAAATCTATAGTAAAAAAGGTTTTAAAGTATTCAGGATAAAAAAAGGAAAAGAAGAAAAGGAAAGGCTTACTGATGTCTGGAATCTGGATAAAATACAGCTGAAAAAGACAGTGGAGCGTTATGCGGATGTTTTTCGGGATATGGGATTTGAAGTTAAGCTTTCTAATCAATTAAGACCGGTCTCACAAAAAAAATCAGGAATAGGCTTTGCGCCGTTTGCCCAGCATAAAGGGAAGATGCTTCCATTAGAGAAATCTTATGAATTAGCTAAAATTTTAGCTCAAAAACATAAACTGTATTTTTTTGGTGGCGGAAAAAAAGAAACGGAAACTCTTGAGAGGTGGGAGAAAGAAATTCCTAATACAGAAAGTTTATCAGGAAAATTAAGTCTTAAAGAAGAACTCAACAGAATCTCAGAATTGGAATTGATGATCTCTATGGATTCGGCGAATATGCACTTGGCAAGTCTTGTTGGGACAAGGTGTGTTTCAATTTGGGGAGCAACCCATCCTTATGCAGGATTTTTAGGGTTCGGACAAAGTGAGAATGATGTGGTTCAGGTGAATGACTTAACCTGCAGGCCATGTTCCGTTTTTGGAGATAAAGAATGCTTTAGGGGAGACTGGGCTTGTTTAGAAGAATTGACTATTCAGAAAATTATTGATAAAATTTAA